Proteins encoded in a region of the Clostridiales bacterium genome:
- the rpmI gene encoding 50S ribosomal protein L35 produces MPKIKTNRAAAKRYRLTGSGKIKRGKAFKSHFLSRKSAKRKRNLRKIGYISENEARTVKRLIPYK; encoded by the coding sequence ATGCCAAAAATAAAAACAAACAGAGCCGCGGCAAAAAGATACAGGTTAACGGGTAGTGGAAAAATAAAAAGAGGTAAGGCATTTAAGAGCCATTTTTTATCGAGGAAAAGTGCTAAAAGGAAAAGGAATTTGAGAAAGATTGGATATATCAGTGAAAACGAGGCAAGGACAGTTAAAAGGTTGATACCATATAAATAA